The following are encoded together in the Coffea arabica cultivar ET-39 chromosome 1c, Coffea Arabica ET-39 HiFi, whole genome shotgun sequence genome:
- the LOC113736140 gene encoding UDP-glycosyltransferase 74G1-like, with product METYRGHCLILPFPIQGHINPMLQFATRLQHQGTKITLVTTKFLFKTLQEASGSISVEAISDGYDEGVNGVAAGIYLAMFRKCGSETLTELILKLHDLGCPVDCIVYDAFLPWCLDVAKSLGLRGAVFFTQSCAVNNIYYHAHKGCLKLPLEETEVDIPGLPPLLASDLPSFISDYASYPAIYQLVVHDQMENIKEADWIFFNTFYKLEEEVNDWMAKILPVKTIGPAIPSMYLEKSLEDDKHYGPNLFKSMTKACMSWLNERSVSSVVYVAFGSLAELNAEQMEELAWGLRKSNYYFLWVVRESESNKLPKDFLEESSDKGLIISWSPQLEVLAHESMGCFITHCGWNSTLEALSLGVPIIPMPQWTDQSTNAKFVMDIWKTGIKALPDENGIVRRNVISQCISLVMDKKKGQEISQNAKKWKDLARQAFDEGGSSHANIRDFVSKLV from the exons ATGGAAACTTACAGAGGTCATTGCTTGATTTTGCCATTTCCCATCCAGGGTCACATAAACCCAATGCTCCAATTTGCTACGCGTTTGCAACATCAAGGCACGAAAATTACACTTGTTACAACCAAATTCTTGTTTAAAACCTTGCAAGAAGCCTCAGGTTCTATCTCAGTGGAGGCCATCTCTGATGGATACGACGAAGGAGTAAATGGAGTTGCAGCAGGAATATACTTGGCTATGTTTAGAAAATGTGGCTCAGAAACTCTTACTGAGCTAATCTTGAAGCTTCATGATTTAGGCTGTCCTGTTGATTGTATAGTTTATGATGCATTCTTGCCTTGGTGTCTGGATGTGGCAAAGAGTCTTGGCTTACGTGGGGCTGTTTTCTTCACTCAATCTTGTGCTGTCAATAACATCTATTACCATGCTCACAAAGGGTGCTTGAAACTTCCTCTAGAGGAGACAGAAGTGGACATTCCTGGCTTGCCACCACTATTAGCTTCAGATCTGCCTTCTTTTATTTCTGATTATGCTTCATATCCAGCAATTTATCAGCTGGTTGTACATGACCAAATGGAAAACATCAAAGAAGCTGACTGGATTTTCTTCAACACATTTTACAAGTTGGAGGAAGAG GTGAATGATTGGATGGCAAAAATCCTACCAGTTAAGACAATTGGACCAGCTATCCCATCCATGTACCTAGAGAAGAGCCTTGAAGATGACAAGCACTATGGTCCCAATCTTTTTAAGTCAATGACTAAAGCTTGCATGTCATGGCTGAATGAAAGGTCGGTCAGTTCAGTTGTTTATGTAGCATTTGGAAGTTTGGCAGAACTTAATGCTGAGCAGATGGAAGAATTAGCATGGGGTTTGAGAAAGAGCAATTACTATTTCCTATGGGTAGTTAGAGAATCAGAATCAAACAAGCTGCCAAAAGATTTTCTCGAAGAATCATCTGATAAAGGATTAATAATCTCATGGTCTCCTCAGCTGGAAGTTTTAGCGCACGAATCTATGGGGTGTTTTATTACTCATTGTGGATGGAATTCAACACTGGAGGCTTTAAGTTTGGGTGTCCCTATCATACCAATGCCACAATGGACAGATCAAAGCACAAACGCCAAGTTTGTAATGGACATCTGGAAAACGGGAATCAAAGCTCTTCCAGATGAAAATGGAATTGTTAGAAGAAATGTGATTAGTCAATGCATAAGCCTAGTAATGGACAAGAAGAAAGGACAAGAGATTAgtcaaaatgcaaaaaaatggAAGGATTTAGCAAGGCAGGCTTTTGATGAGGGGGGAAGTTCACATGCAAACATTAGAGACTTTGTATCCAAACTGGTTTGA